In Carya illinoinensis cultivar Pawnee chromosome 7, C.illinoinensisPawnee_v1, whole genome shotgun sequence, the following are encoded in one genomic region:
- the LOC122316940 gene encoding aspartate aminotransferase, cytoplasmic-like, whose product MDSLHPNDAILASPTSGLHADSVFAHLHRAPEDPILGVTVAYNKDPSPVKVNVGVGSYRTDEGKPLVLNVVRQAEQKLVNDRSRVKEYLPIVGLAEFNKLSAKLLLGADSPAIRENRVTTVQCLSGTGSLRVGGEFLARHYHQPTIYIPQPTWGYHPKVLAGAGLSVKTYRYYDPATRGLNFQGLLEDLGSAPSGAIVLLHACAHNPTGVDPTIQQWDQIRQLMRSKELLPFFDNAYQGFASGDLDADAESVRMFAANGGECLVAQSYAKNMGLYGERVGALSIVCKTADVASRVESQLKLVIRPMYSVPPIHGASIAATILKDRDMYNEWTIELKAMADRIISMRQQLFDALRARGTPGDWSHVIKQIGMFTFTGLNSEQVAFMTREYHIYMTSDGRISMASLTSKAVPHLADAIHAAVTMLSESVTSRVSS is encoded by the exons ATGGACTCTCTGCATCCCAACGATGCCATTCTTGCTTCTCCCACCTCCGGCCTTCATGCTGATTCCGTGTTCGCTCACCTTCATCGCGCTCCCGAAGATCCCATCCTCGGG GTGACTGTTGCATATAACAAAGATCCAAGCCCCGTTAAAGTGAATGTCGGCGTTGGCTCTTACCGGACTGAC GAAGGAAAACCTCTTGTTCTGAACGTAGTCAGGCAGGCAGAGCAGAAGCTTGTTAATGACAG GTCACGCGTGAAGGAATATCTTCCTATTGTTGGACTCGCAGAATTCAATAAATTGAGTGCTAAGCTCCTTCTTGGTGCTGACAG CCCCGCCATTCGAGAGAACAGGGTTACTACTGTTCAATGCTTGTCTGGTACAGGCTCGTTGAGAGTCGGAGGTGAATTTTTGGCTAGACATTATCATCAA CCCACCATATACATTCCCCAGCCAACGTGGGGATACCACCCAAAAGTACTTGCTGGAGCAGGTCTATCTGTAAAAACATACCGTTATTATGATCCAGCAACACGTGGGCTAAACTTCCAAG GCCTCCTTGAAGACCTTGGTTCTGCCCCATCTGGAGCTATTGTGCTCCTCCATGCATGTGCTCACAACCCCACTGGTGTTGATCCAACCATACAGCAGTGGGATCAGATCAGGCAGTTGATGAGATCAAAAGAGCTATTGCCTTTCTTTGACAATGCTTATCAG GGTTTTGCAAGTGGAGATCTGGATGCAGATGCAGAGTCTGTTCGTATGTTTGCTGCCAATGGTGGTGAATGCCTTGTAGCCCAGAGTTATGCCAAGAACATGGGACTCTATGGGGAACGCGTCGGCGCCTTGAGCATA GTCTGCAAGACAGCTGATGTTGCAAGCAGGGTTGAGAGCCAGCTGAAACTTGTAATCAGGCCAATGTATTCAGTTCCACCCATTCACGGTGCATCTATTGCGGCTACCATCCTCAAGGATAG GGacatgtacaatgaatggactATTGAGTTGAAGGCAATGGCTGACCGTATTATCAGCATGCGCCAGCAACTTTTTGATGCCCTGCGTGCTAGAG GTACACCTGGGGACTGGAGTCATGTTATTAAGCAGATTGGAATGTTTACTTTCACGGGATTGAACTCAGAACAAGTTGCTTTTATGACGAGAGAGTACCATATATACATGACATCTGATGG